The segment gatgTTCATATCTACATGCATGAAAAATGATTGGTTTTATTCATTAGAAATAGTTTAACGAAGGTGGTAAATGGTAGGGATCATAATCAGTTATAAGGGATAAGTGGCTCCAATACCACCTTGAAACATAAAATGTTTGATTTTTTATTCATTGATGAAACACAAATATTTCAAATAGAGAAAATACTATTGATATATATCATGGGCTATAATTGTAATAATCAATCACTTGCAATAGAACTACAATAACCAGCTATTTAAACAATGTAATAAAATAATGCTCCATTGATAATCTATGAATTTCAACTTAGTTTGGATTATTGTCTAATAATTTGGGAATCTATGATTCAAGAATTCAAAGAGATTGTATTCTAACTCAATGCTACACCCTTTTAAGGGTTAAACGACAAGCAGATGGCACTCCACCTAATTCAAGATTTATTTCATCAAAGAAATGTCTTGTCAAGACAATGTATCTATTATGTGCAATCAACATGTTTTGTTTGTGTGATGTAAATCTTAAGAGCCTAGGGTCCCTTGGAAAGGTGAAATTTGATGTTTTAGGGGTGTACATTAACAAGAACAACATAATAAGGATGGAATGCTAGCATAACCCAATATTGCGTTGTTTAGTTTTGCCACTGGTTTAGTTAGTTATCCATGTTATAGGTAGTTAGAAATTACTATACACTGTATAAATATTGTTGGTATCATTCAATAGGACCATAAAATTTGTCATTTCTCTTTTACTAACGTGAATTTTTCCAAATTATTGTTTTCATTaaggataaacgggttttacaaggacccgaaacctaaATTTTTACAACAGCCAGCCAACAGCCAATCCggcaagaaacaacaacaaaataggggaTCAACCCCGAacaaaaataaagacaaaaaatGCAGACAAACAAGCTAAAGCAAAAAAAATCTCAGTTGAGCGAGAGCTCCAGATCCTTGTATTTTTGGATGGAAAACCTGTTGATTTCCTCAAGTtcttccatgatgaatctggaggtacccttttTGTTGCTTCTGCTCCTGGTTCTCGAACTGGgtccagtggttttgttgtctctagCAGTCACATTATCTCCTTCAAGTTCTTTCACTGGGTCACTATGGAAGGATCTACAATCAACAACCATCTcgttaatcttttcaagcccctcaatgttgttgttcgtggcttctttactaatgttgACCAGATGCttaagatttttcttaatctcagccatggattgttccaccttatcaattCTCTGTTCATTGTTACATTTTATTATCTCAACATTCTGTGAGAAtttttgagtcatgatcatgaGCTTTTCTAGCTTGCTGGGTTCAGGGGAAGCAGTGAAAATGTCAATAATTTATTTACCCTTGTCTTGAGGGAGTCGATTTCGCACTCAACCCACTCCCAGTCGTGCTCCTAGATTTTGGTGGCTTCCATGACAAGATTCATCATAATACCATCTTTCCAATGTTTATCTTTctagacattgatagggatgtccagtttaatcccttggtccGTAATCTTTGGGCTGTGATCCTTCGCCACtagctttttctttttggtgaggggttcGGCCTTGGAGATCAGCTTGTTGTTGGTTTTGTATTTACTAGCTACCCATCTGGGAGGGTTCTTGTTGTTGACCATCTCAGGAGtgaccatcttttccttttcatctgCAGGTTCATATTCAGGGTCATCAACAGGAACCCCACTATCATCTTGGTCCATCTCCAAGTCAGAGACCTCTTGGACATCCGTCTGCAGACCAAACTCAATGATTCCAGGGGCAAATTTCAAGGGATTTGGCGTGTTCCATGATAAGGACGATAAGTCCTTCATGAAGAACATCATTGATAGGGTTTCTAGGTGCTTTTATAggctattctcaagggaggaggGAAGATAGTAGGGAACAAAGATAACTTTACCATGGGGGAAATGATTTTaaatagtgaaatggtaggagaagaGGCTTTCATACCTGCCATCAAGGGTGATATATCTCATTATAAACTCAGCCATATCAGCCCATGGGGCCATGAGGTCTTTCCTATTGTAGCTGCCATCGAccatcttggtgactctggagtgctccttgtctttgtcaaagaagcTCGATAAGTCCTCCTCCCCAGTTTTTCTGTCCTTGTAAAACCTTCTTCCAATCGTAGCCAGACCAGTGACCGTCCCCATGAGAGCTTGATTAATCTGATATTGAACACATAAGCCCCAAGACTCCCTTTTTCCCATCCGTTAACAAAGGCCTCCGTAATTAGAGGAGAGGGGCCATCAAGCCTATCCAGGTAGGGGACGAGACCACCATCAACAACTTCCTGCAAGACATCTTTATTCTTTTTCCACTTCTCGCAAATAGAGGGTTGTTGCCtattcttatcccctcccattatgcCCCTAGTCGCCAGATAATAGGAGGCCACTATCACCAACCAGTCGTAGAAAATGAGCCACGCccaaaggatatcaaaacagtAGCAGAAAAGAAACACAATGAGATAGGAAAACCAGTCGTCGAGGAGGTTTCTCGATTTTTGATTAGGGAAAACCAGAAAGAGTTGTTTTCCTATCAACTCAGTCATGTCATGATGAGGGATCATTGATGATGCAGTAATCGTTGCGTGCCAGATCTCACTGATTATTGGGGAAAGAATCCCTGCTACTCCACCAGTTGGTTGCCACGTATTCCACTGCTAGATTGGCTAGTAGATCCGCTGCCTTATTTCCTTCCCAATATATGTGCGATATTTTTAAATCTGTCAGATCATTAATTATATTTTGGCAATCCTTGATCAGGCTGGCAATCGTCCAGCTAGGATCCGTGCGACCACTCAAGTAGTTGACAGTGTTTAGCAAGTCAAACTCCAGCCAAACTTTAGTAAACCCCACTTTTTTAGCCATGTGTGGCCCAATGTGGGCAGCACTGGCTTCCGCGTAATGGTTAGTCTGGGTGCCTAGGGGGAGCGCCACTACGGAAACCAGCAAACCAgagtgattcctagccactcccccgcaTCCGGCCAACCCAGGAtttcctttagccaccccatccacTTTGATTTTGATCCAACCCATAGGGGGAGGATGCAAAACAACAATTTGTGTGCACTTCTTTGTTTTGTGGACAACGTTGGTAATGCTACATTCAATTTACCACCGATTGATAGTATCCCAATCCTCCTGGAGGGTAGGAATGGGAGATTCATTCTTTCTATTGGGGCAGGTGTGGAGAAAGTTCTCTTTGATAGAATTGTGTATTCTAACAGCCACAATAGAAGGAGGAGAATCCAAGTCCCTAAAAACTCTATTACTTTTTTCTATCCAGATGCCCCATGCAATATGAGGAAGAGAAAGATTCCAAAGAACATCTAAGGTTTGATTATCAGAAGGGAATTTCAATTCAAACCATATTCACTGAGTAGAAATAGGGAAGACCTAGGCAATATTCCAAATGTTAAGGAAGTGATTCTAGATATCTTTGGTATAGGCGCAATGCAGCAGAAGATGGCCAGTATTTTCCTCTGCCTCTTTATAGAGAAAACATCTGTTAGAGGGAGGAATACCTCTGCTGCAAATATTATCGATGGTATAGATCTTCCTCTGCATAAACAATCAAAAGAAtatgttaattttaggaattaggagCTTGTTCCAGATACCTGTCGAAAAGGGGGGAGAAGGATCTAGAGGTGAACTTATaggcatcaacaactttgaacTTCCAAAAAGAGGAGAAATTCCAGAACACTTAATCCACCCCTTGAGAGTGGGGGATGTGGATGCAATTTAACCAAGGTTGCATAGGTCTCAGTTCAATATCAATAGAAGAGAGGTCCAACCATTCTCCATTTCTAATGTAATCAGCCACCCAGGTGCCAATTTTTGTGAGGCATAATTCTTTGTAGGGGTAGCCCAAACAGAGTCCGATAGAGGGTCCTGACTGATCCACTAGTCATCCCAAAACCTGATTTGGGTACCATTACGTAGCATCCATCTGCAACCATGCAagataactttggaggagccaaagaaattGCTCCAGAAATCTGAAACCCCGTTGGGGAGCTCATAAGTTTCCAGAGTGTTTTGGATATCAGGGATGTGGTACTTAAGTTTGAATATATCAGTCCATTCATTAGTCTCCTTAAGACATCTCCATAACTGCTTATACATAAGAGCTTTGTTAAAGTCTCTCAAATTCCGGATATCCAGGCTCCCATGAGTTTTGGCAAGATGACTTGATTCCAGGCCACAAGGTGTAATCTATTTTTCGATTCAATTCCtgtccttttttttttgaattctttccaatttATCTGCAATTTTGGCTGGGATTTTGAAAAGACTCATATCATACACTAGAAGGCACCGAGGAGAGGCTTTGAGTAGTTGGAGCTTGCCCGCTTGGCTTATCAAGGTGCCTTTCCATCCAACTAGTTTGTTCTGGAATTTGTCTATAAGATTCACCCAAAAAGAGTCAGGTTTCGGGCCCTGGCAGAGGGGAAGGCCCAGATAGGAATCAGGCAAGGTTCCAATTTTGCAACCAATAATCAAGGCAATTTTATCTTTCTTGTGCTCGggggtgttaaagaagaagatggagCTTTTAGCTAGGCTAATTTTTTGCCTCGAACAATGTTCATATATATTCAGAGTTGTTTTCAAATTTTTGGCTTCTTTGATTGAACCTCCCCCCATCAACAGAgtgtcatcgacaaattgttgatgagagcaaGTGGGGGCCTGAGAGGAGAGCCAATGTCCCATAATATTGCCCTTTTTGACCTCCCTCTGAATTATTCTGCTAAAAGCCTTGCTCATGAGAATGAAAATTAAacgggatagaggatccccttgtcgaATGCCCCTAGGCCCAGAGAAAAAATCGAAGGTAGATCTATTAATCAACACAGAGAATTTAGGGGTGGAAACAAATTGCTCCATAATCTGGATGAAGATATCTCCGAAGCCAAAGGCCCTGAGGATTTTGAGAAGAAAATACAAATTAAATCTATCAAAAGCTTTCACTACGTTAAGTTTCAGGAGAAAACCCAGTTTTTTATCAATACAAagggagtggatgttctcatgaacCACAATAGCAGAATCCAGGATCTGCCTCCTGGGCAGAAACCCATTTTTATGCTTAGAGATTAAAGAGGGAATTAAAAGCTTAAGCTTATGCACAAGAATCTTGGTGAAAATTTAATAAATAGAGTTttaaaggctaataggtctaaaatcctgaGAAGAGCAGGCGTCGGGTTTTTTAGGGATGAGAACCAATTCACCTCCTTCAGGAGAGAGCAGGATCCAAAAAAATCTTGAGCAGCAGCGACCACATCAGAGAAGATAATATGCCAAAaggtttgaaagaaaaaaaaaaagagggaagccATCAAGTCCAGGgcccttgttaccttcaaaagagaaaacaacattgcGAACTTCTTCAGGGGAGGGGATTCTCGTAAGCTCCAAGTTCATGTCCCTAGATATGATGTAGGGAATTTCTTGCAAGATTTCAAACTGAGCTGAAGGATCCAGGTGATCTTCCACAGAAAGGAGATTGGAGAAAAAATTGATGTCTTCCTAAAAGATCTCATCATGCTTATCAACCCATCTCTGTCCAATCTGAATTTTGTTTATTCTATTGGTAGCCCTGTTCTTAAGAGTCATCAtatgaaagaacttagtgtttttCTCACCGCTTTTGATCcataaggctctagatctttgcttccaatattcttcttctttggagataaTGTCATGCAATttggtcaaaatatcaatttcattatTCGAAACATCAATTTCAAACCCATAAGCTTGGATATGCTCTTGAACCTCCACAAGTTCTAGTTTGGGCTTCTCTTTAGCTTTGAAGATGTTGCCAAAAGTGGATTTATTCCAGTGTTGGATATTAGACTTAacattggaaagcttgttgactATTCTAAACATAGTCGTTCCCTGGTTATTAATACTCCACGATTCCAAAATTTTATCTTGGATTTTCGGGGCCAtgagccacattttttcaaatctgaagcgGTACGCCTTTCTGCCAAACAACGGAGAGACTGACAGGAAAATGGGAAAGTGATCTGATCCAACACAGGCTAGGGCATTGAGTTTGCAGAAAGCCAACCGAAGCCAATCTGGAGAAATAAGGCCCCTGACAAGCTTGACCTGAATAAGATCCTCCCCACTGTGTccattggaccaagtgaatttagcCCTAATGAGATCAAGAGCTAAAAGGCTCAATGAGTTGATCATGCCAACCAAGTCTTATCTACTATCAATAGAAATTGGCAAATCACCAGATTTTTCCAGATTAGAAAGAGGAGTATTGGAATCACCTAGAAGGATCCATTTCTCATTGGGTAAGAGAGATCTAGAAAGGCAAATGGAAGACCATAGAGATTTCCTAGCTaatctcccattaggagcatagatgttggaaatgatCCAGGAGGATCCATCCttaagattaaagaatctagtGGCAATGTAATTGGGAGAAGAGAGGACCACCTTACCACAAAGCAGTCTTGGATTCCAAAGGGTGGCAATACCACCAGAAGCACCATCAACATCAACATagtgaacaccacaatctccaaaaatcACTAGTTTGAGTGTTTCCACTTTACTACCAGAcattttcatttcttggacaagacAAATATTAGGCTTGTAATCTCTGACCAAATTAGAAAGTAGGTCATGCTTATGGCGGTGGTTTAATCCCCTTATATTTCAAGAGATAACCTTTATTTAGCATGAGGGGTGGATCCCATCCCCATTTCTGGTAAAGTTCTCTGGGCTCCAACAGCAATGGCAACCCGACTCTGTCTTTCTCTGTTAACTGCATTAGAAGGTCTCCCCACCCGCTTTGAATCCGATCCACAATCCTCTCTTTGTCTATTTATGGTTAGGAACCCCCCAGGAGACACGGTAATTTGGCCAATAGGGGAGTTCCTTCTTCTGTTTTTGGGCTTGACCTCAATAAAAGGAGCGGGGTCTTTAGGAGGAGGATTTTGCAAGGGGTTAGTCTCTGCATTCAACTCAAGAGAGTTATCCATATCAACAGTCAACTGAATGGGAATATCCTGGGCAGAACCAGGGGAGGTTGGGGAAACCCCATCAGAGGAAGAGGGAACCCCAACAATCTCCCCAGGGTCCGAGATGTCTAGGTCAAGGTCAGTTGGAAAGACTGGCTCAGGACAAGAGACAACCAGAACTGAGTCCGAAATAGTCGAGGGAGGCACTGCAGCTAGGGCATCCACCTTTTCCAGGGGTGACTCATTCCTATTTCTCCATTCCTTCTTACGCTTAGACGGGCACTGTCTAGCCCAGTGACCAAGTTTTTTGTAGTGGAAACACGCAAAGGAGATGGATTCGTTCTCAACTTTTTGCACCCATCTGTCGAGATTAGAGAGGAGATCTACCTTATAAGGTAGGTTAGAGGATTTTTTGATGTTAACACACAGTCTGTCATAGACTAGTTGTCTTTTTGTTGTAGTCATTTGGTCGATAGAGATCAGATCCCCGAAGCAGGCGGCAATACCTACAAAAATTTCTTCTCCCCAGAATTCCATGGGTGAACATGGCAGTCTGACCTAGATAGGGGCTTCATTGCATTCCCAGTCTTTGGGATTGAACCCTGGTTCCCATTTTTTGAGGCCCAATGAAGCTTTTCCTAGAATCTAGGAACCTCTCGCCAGAATAGATCAAAAATattcttcagaagagaaagaaaaggagaaaaagccACCAGCCATAGCCACAACATCGGTTTGACCTTTACCTTTCCATTTCCTCACCACCCAAGAATTGAGAACCTCAATATTAGGACGCGGGCCTATAAATTTTCCAACCAAGACCAGATGCATATGAGCCATATTCTGATCAACAATACAATCCAAAATGGTGATGGAGCAAGCACCAGAGTCCCAGTCAACCTTATGCGGTACCGACGAAATGGCGTTGCCTTTAAGCTTTGAGGAAAAAAGAGAGGCCCATTTCTTGTTGCATTCCACAAAGGGAATCTTATTATTGGGGCCCTCAACGTCCCTAGTTTTGTCGGAGGTGACAAAAAAACCATTGGCAGTATTGGTACCACCATCCCAAGTATCATTCTTGTTACctattagaaattatttaatataagTTACATGAAAAGCTCACAAATTAATGCTTAATTTTTCTTATAATTTTTCTTATCCTATTACTATAATATACAaaagaaacaatctaaaaaatcACTATTTCATatcatttgaaaaaataaaaataaatattcaattgCTAAAGGTGTTGATAATGAAGATTTTGCAAGAAATATAGCTTTCTATGTCCCAGTTTGGTCAAAAAGTGGTTGTGATCTTAACCTACAAAGAGTTTATTGTTGGAGAATGGTTAAACGTATAAAAAGAAGCAAAATAATAGATAACAATATTACTCAAGATATTGATTCCTCGTATTATTCAAGGGTGATTCTAAAAAATAATCATTTACCATAACCTCATGATCATTCTAAATTATTGTAAACTTCTCATGTCATCATTCTCAAGGGTAGGCACAAGAATCAAATTTATTCCCACCTACTATGGCAAGGATAAGGAAGTAGTTGGAGAAAATATCAGATACAATCATAGCATGAAGACATAAGGGATATTCAAGTATGCTACCAATACTATTAAAACATATACCCTAGGAAATCCCTTAAAGAAGGGGAATAAccaacatttaaaatattatttggGCCATATATTGAATTCTCAAATAAGCCATAATATACCACAACAATATATTGTTTGGGTTGTAGAGGAATAAGAAATGTTATATAAGCCATCGTTAACTATAAACTCCATCTCAAACCATCCTTCTCAAGCATAAGCTTAGACTTCTAACCTTAGCTTGAATTTTTCATTTCTTTCTCTAATGATTCCAAATGATCATgagaaataatatatataattcttCAACATCCTCAATGATCCTCATTAGATGTCAATTTTAACAAGGTTCAATACTTCTTGAAATGTGTAGTCGAGTAGCTGGACAATTACTCAAATGaaaccaaaacaataattaaaaaatattttgtagTGCCTAAATGTCTAACTCATTGGATCCAATAAGACTTCTAGTgtcttctttgattttcatttaaaGCTCAACTAGATGCCCACCATATATTCAAAATTATTATGGAATAGAGCTTGAAAATGATCATGGCCTATGAAGGAAGGTGTAAATCATTTGAACCAGCCCATTAAAGATGAAACTAATAGTCTAAGAATAATATTAGAGGCTGCAACATTTTAAATTATAAACTTGTAATATATTAAATGTAGTCATTAGGAGacacaaaaacttgccaattaaaaGTAAAAATGCTTTTGGAATGAGAGATTCTTATTATAGCTATTATGGACTAATAAAGGCATCAACTATAAAGGATCAATTCCAAGGATTAGCCATAACATTTGTTTATAaatcaaaaataatataaatatgtaATAGTCATGATATTGTAAAATTGAGAATATGTTTCCCTATGATTATCTACAAGACTCACAAAATATTGAACGAAAATGAAGTTAGAGGAATTAAATTCGTATtccacaaaatgaaccaaaaattgtCATACCTGGATATTGCATTCACATCTATTCGTTTTTTAAAAGTGCTAAATACCCATTCCATATAGAAACCATATTCGCATATTTAAACACAAGCATGGACATGCAATACAATGGAGAAGTGGGAAGAAGTAGGTTTCTATGGATGGGGAGAAAGATGAGTAATACACATATGGAAATAACTTTCTTGCTTAGTATGAATAGAATAGCAATTGGATCTTTGATTGGAAGCTTGCAATTTAGTGTGCACAAGGAAGCCTTTGCTTTCCTCTCTTGTCATCGTGTTCAACCTTGGAGTCATAAGGAGTTGAGTCAGTGAAGACTATAAGGGTTTCCACACGCACTAGAAAGGTAGGGTTTGCATAAAGGATTTATTCTCCTCCTTGGCCTCTTGTATGCGGATTAGATACAAAATTTATGGAAGAAACAAATCAACTGATATCTTCTCATCCTTAATTAGATGTGGAGTTGCCCACAATTCGAATTTGATGAAGAGGTTTCCATGCCTTCAACAAGGGATTTGCCTTTTAGAATCCATAACTCGCATTTAATTAAAGACTTGTCCTAATGTTAAGGTTTTTGGAAAAAGATTCACAAAGAGTTAGTTATTGTCATCCTCTAACTTCTATAAGAGGTTGGGGTTGAAAATATGTTATGAATGGCAACACCACCATTAGAATGCACCATAAACTATATACCACAATAAATCTAAAATTTTAAATGAGGTACAAGATATCTCATGTAACATAATGTTTTCAGAAACATTTCACTTTTAATTAAACACCAATGAAGGCTGGAAATGGATGTGAAAAGATCAAAACAATCtctcttagagaaaaatcaaatttaaagttctaattaaaaaacaaattaacaaattaaatTAACAAGCCTGTCTATTGCATGGGGAATGGCCATTGATGTCGAGCTTAACAAATTAACATTAtatcattgaaaaataaaaaataaaaaactagccACCAGTCACGTTTTCAGGCTCCTACCCAATACTCACTAACAGCGATCATTTAAATGTAACCTGTCACAGCTTTTGAAAACTATATCGTTTAATAATAACGTTTCTATAAATAACATACAGCACCTTTGACATTTAGGTATTTCCCCATTTATTCAATGAGCTCACATATCTCATTTATGCTGATTCATTTGCACAGTTGCTCATGCAAAAGTATTGGCAAAATTTAGCATCCCCTTTAGTAGATAGAGGATGAAATATTTATGAATCACAAAATGACAATTTTGTCCATAATAAATATTATCTCATGTAACATGATGTTTTCGGAAATGTTTCACTTTTAATTAAACTCGAAGGAAGGTTGGAAATGGATGTCAAAAGATCAAAACATTCTCTTTTATAGAAAATTCCAATTTAAAGctctagtttaaaaaaaaaaaaatcatttagagGTATCAGAAATACATTTTACTGCTCccaaaatgaaattcaaaattcGTTGTAGAACAAACTTATTTCATTCTTTTTTCAATGAGATCAATATCACAACTACTAATCTTTATCATTATAATGCATATTGTTCTCCTCTCTTAAATATCTTCATCAATAGATGAGTGTATTTGATGATATATCTTCATCAATAGATGAGTGTATTTGATATATTAAAAACCTCCTCTATTACGGTGCAGAATAAATAAATCGAAGGTTCACTCCAGTTCTTCTTCTCTTTCAAAATCAAGAATAATTGAACGATAAACTTGTTCACTTTGAAACAGTATTTCGTAAAGTGAAGCTCATCACATACAATAAAATCAGGAATAAGACTCTGAAACTACACAACGATCAACAATAACCCTATTTGGCTCATCAATGAGCTTGGCCTGTTGGTTTGCATAAGTATAGAGAAGCCATTCTTTTCTTTGAAGGCCTGCGCTCTGGGAAGTTCCCTGCCAATAAACGCATTGGGTGGAGAAGAGACTCTGGTGTCCTGTTCTTGCTTCCTATTTTTcgttttcttttttcttcttctgcaAATGAGTGATGAGTGATAATGGAAGGCCTTGCAATGCAAGTGGACCTGACTGGAGGATACCATGACGCAGGGGACAGTGTTAAGTTTGGAGCCATTTGGGGATCCAAATTTAACATTGTCTCCTGCCTCATTTTAACCCCTGTCAAGTCCACCTGCATTGCAAGGCCTTTCATTACCTGTCATCACATTAAGTTTGGATTTCCAATGGCCTTCACAACCACAATGGCCTTCGAACAAGTGAAGCCTATGAGATAGAGCAGGATATACTGGAGAAACTTATAAATGGAACAAGTAAGTGaaaattactcaaagtagaagaTAGTGGGTAGGTAGGGAAAATGATGGTTTCTAACAAGTTGTCCaatagttaagaagggtaggtaagagaataattgttttatttttaaggcacattattttcaaataattgttTAGGGTATTTAAGATTTTCAAAAAACTTATTTATATAATTTCCCACTAAATTTATGTCCTGTAGAAAACAAGTGATGCAATGGTTAACAAGGATAGGTAAaatgaatattattttatttttaaagcgAACCAAAAGTATAAATTTTCAATGACTTGCACATCTCCTCATCGAATGGTTTTATAGGGTAGTTAAGATTTTCCAAGATTTGTTTCTACAATTTTCCACTAAAATTATGTACCCTCGCAAACAAGTGATCCAATGGTtaacaagggtaggtaaaataaatattgTCTTCTCTTTAAGCAAATAATTAATTGTCTTAAAAAAATTGGATCTTATGGATGGATTTCACAAATCCACTATctaaattttctcttgaaattaacCACTCACTATCCTAGGAATGGAACATTGACAAGATTTAAattaatatagttttatttttcACTAAAGTACTCTCTATATTTATGTCttatatatcttgtaatttttcattagattaaaatcaatataatataataataataataattaataatatattaaatttaattaaatagtgttATGGTCATGTAATTTAACTATATAAATATTTGATAATAAAAttacattattaatataataataaaaatattataatatttagaATAACAATACTttcattattat is part of the Cryptomeria japonica chromosome 10, Sugi_1.0, whole genome shotgun sequence genome and harbors:
- the LOC131858781 gene encoding uncharacterized protein LOC131858781, with product MINSLSLLALDLIRAKFTWSNGHSGEDLIQVKLVRGLISPDWLRLAFCKLNALACVGSDHFPIFLSVSPLFGRKAYRFRFEKMWLMAPKIQDKILESWSINNQGTTMFRIVNKLSNVKSNIQHWNKSTFGNIFKAKEKPKLELVEVQEHIQAYGFEIDVSNNEIDILTKLHDIISKEEEYWKQRSRALWIKSGEKNTKFFHMMTLKNRATNRINKIQIGQRWVDKHDEIF